The region ATGAAGGTTGTCATTCACCCAGTCAGACTCTTAGCATCTTGCTAGGCGTTTCTGGGTGGTTATCacagccttctcctcctctcccctggcagGAAGCCATTCAGCTGGCcaaggaaactgagaagcagctgaaTGAGAAGCCGGAGGTGTGCAACGAGACCATGATGGCCTTGTGGGAGGAGTGCAAACCCTGCCTGAAGCACACCTGCATGAAGTTCTACTCCAGGGTCTGCAGGAGCGGTTCTGGCCTGGTCGGCCGCCAGGTGAGAGAGGGCCACCTCCCTGATGGAGGGGGCCAGTGGGAAGTGGCAAGTCTGCTGTTGGGGGTGCCTAGCCCCACCCTGAGCCTGGCCAGGTAGGAAGGAATCTTCTGAggaaagaataataactgtggtggtcgtaaagataatcaggtcagacatatccCCTGACCCACACACCAttcgcagtctaaggggaaggaagaaaagggattcaggccccattttacagaggaggaaactaaggcacagaggcattaagttactttcccaaggtcatgtagcaggcaaatggcagagctgggattggaggagaaagaagagttagCTCTGAATTAAgcaaggccagagaggtggatatgtgtgtgtttgtatatatattaaaaaatccACCACCCACAAGAGGCTATTTTCCATCTGAATGAAAGCATAAACAAGGGACCTAAAAATGAGTGTAACCAAAACCTGAtgcttcctgtctgtccccaACCAGAAAACCAGGAGGGAACATATTTGTTCCTTCTGGCCCTCATCATTTTTTATCCCCTGTCCACCCCACCACCTCTTCCTCGCCCAGGGAGTGAGAGCGTACATAGTTCAGTGGGACTCTCATTTTGAAGACTGAGTACTCCTTCGATACTGTATGTCGACTTTTAGTGGGCCCATCAGATAGCTGGATTAGATTAGAGAGCTTCCCTGGGATGACAGGTAGCATCATATACAACTCTGCCCTGTAAAGATTTGAATGGGACCATGTGGGTGATTCTAATGCTATAGCTATGTCTTGGGGTGCTCTTGCAGCCTGCCCATTGCGATTGAGCTGGAGCTGCGTCTCCCCATGGGCTGGAGTTGGCCATGTAGCTGGGCGAGCCTGCTGCAGGTCCCCTTGGGGCTCGTAGATGGCATTGCCACCAATAGCCGATCGTTgggatttgagcacttactgtgttcaaggcgctgtacgaagtgcttggaagagtacaggacaacagagtgggtaaacaggttctctgcccacaagaagcttacagtctagacggggagacagacatttaatataaattaatttcaGATCTGAACCTAAGTGGCGggaacagagggtggggtgaatctcacgtgcttaaagggtccagatGCCGACACAGACCCTCACTGGCTGCTCGGGCGTGTGTTTGCTCCAATAGCTGGAGGAGTTCTTGAATCAGTCCTCGCCCTTTTCCATTTGGTTGAATGGGGAACGGATGGACTCCCTCTTGGAAGAAGACCTCGAGCAGGACCAGAGGCTGGACAACCTGGAGGAGAACTTCAGCCTGATGGAGCAGAGCATCGATGACCTTTTCCAGGACAGTTCGATGGCTTACGGGCAGATGCACCCCATCTTCCACTCCCCCTTTCTGGGGGTGTTCCAAGACCCCATGAGATCCCCCTTCCGGGGCTTCCGTTTCCCTTTCTCCAGCGGCAGGGTAGTCAGGGACacgtcttccttcttccctcgcCACCAAGGCTTCCAACATCTGTTCCAGCCTCTTTTTGAAATGACCCGGAGGATGATGGAGGGGACCCAGAGAGCCTTAGAAAGGGAAAATCAGTGGGACGTCCACGGTCGTGACTCGTCACTGGGTGGATTCTTGCCAGGTGGGAAACTCTCTGTCTTTTGGGAATGGGAGAGTAGGTGGGATTCTGAGCACTGCAGGTTGGTTTGGGCCACTCttctggtttctgttaagcagGAGCTATAGATTTGTGAGAGTGCAATTATCCCACATTTGACCAAaatgtggaaagagagaaagcactTGGGTAGTCAGTGCAGTTCCACCAACCCAGGGCATGTATATCTGCCCAACAGGAGAAATGGTAAGGCTTTGCCCCCTATACTctgccccccacacccacaccctcctgaaattccaaaGGTATGGAGGCTCAAAACACAGTCTCCAGCCTACGTCCGAATGGGATCGAAAAAGTTCTGAAGTCTTAACTCCCAACCATTAGTGCCTTGTTCCTGCTACCTGCCCATTTTCCTGCTCCTTGCTTAAGCTGGGAGTAATTGCCAGCCTGGCAGCCAGCCAGTCATTTCCCAAGCGATTgtgactccttcccctccaactgCTACCTGAGCAGGGGGGTTGTCGGACTAGGAAGTGACCAAGGCTAGTCAGGCTTTGTCTTTCCTCCCGTGGTGGTTCACTGAGAGAGACTGGGGTATTTGCCTCCAAAGAGTATTCCGGTTATTAATCAGGCCCAGGAGCTGCTTGCTAAGTGTGTCTGCTCCAGATGTAGATCTGCGGAAAACTACTGTTTTGGTCACGGAGCATTTCTATGTGGTTCATAAAATGCCCTTATCAAGAACTAGGGAGGACATTTTTGCCAGAGTTATTGATATGTGGGGAATCagtcctatttgagtgcttactgtgtgcacagtactatactaaatacttgggagagtacagtacaaccgagtcggtagaaatgttccttgccgacaaggagcttacagtctaaagggtgaactcaatctatcaatcgtatttagcctAAAGAATATAGAGCCGTGTATATAGGTggcacagaaaagagagggaataggagaataAGAATTTAGATGGCATTTAGGagctgatttttttgttttttatttttgttgggtttttttgggttttttttttaggagagctttgaaggtggggacaatggtggtctgtcagatatggatggggtgggagttccaggcctgagggacgttgggggttgtgggggaaggggtcagttagatgagatcaaggaacagtgaataggttggtgttagagaagtgaagtgtgtggactgggttatagtaggaaatcagccaagtAAGATAGGCGGGGTATGGGGACATGTGGACTAAATGTTTtcggtttttttagaaaaatgatttgggcagcagagtgaagtaagaactagagtggagagatgaggcagggaggtcagagaggaagggtgattcagtagtcaaggttggataggataaagtgcttggattagtgtagTAGCAGGTTGGTTGGAGCGGAAAGGCAGATtatagtgattttgtgaaggtctAGCCCTATCTGGCCACAGCCTCCTTCTTGGGAGCCTCTAGTGGAAATTAAGAGAAATAATTCTCCAGTGTGTGTATCAAGATTCCATGCAAAGTGAGACAGTAATACAAATAAGTTACGGTTagatacattaagtgctgtggggatggagcgggtggtgaataaagggagcaagtcagaggtggtgggaaaagagaaaatgagggctgaaatcagggaagacctcttgagaaGAAAGTAGAAATGAATCCTGGGCAGTTAAGGGACAGCAGAGAGAAGCGAACGAGAGCATCGGGtgtcttttccttctgcctctgggcCACGAGTTGATCAGTGCTTGATGTGATTTCTTCTGTTTTGCGTGTCCAGAGTACAATGCCACCAATGACCGTATGGTGTGCCGGGAAATCCGACGCAATTCAGCAGGCTGCTTGAAGATGAAGGACcagtgtgctaagtgccaggAGATTTTGTCCATAGGTAAgtgagctccccccacccccgcctccctggTAATGTTCAGTGATTCaactttatcatcatcaccaccaccaccacaatacCACTATTGACACTTAACATCCATAACTAATGATTCTCCATAAAAGATTCAGAGCACTCTGATTGGAGTTTCAACAGTGCAATAGTAGAAGCCTGGCTTGATTTACCAAAGTCAAGGATCAGTTTTAACCTCTTTCCAATAATAATTCTGtgatttgttcagggcttactatatgctaagtgctggggtacctacaagttCAGTTTGGATAGTCCCTGACCACATGGGGCCTTGCATGACTTTCCTGTGGCTTTATGCATCATGAAGGAAAACCAGGGAAGGTTTTACCCAACTCCCATCTTTTAGTAAAATATACTGCCTGCGTCTGCCTGCATTTCATATCATCCCCTGCCTGAGCTTCTGAAATGAATTTAACCTTTTGAATAGTAGGGCTTTTTTGGTCCAAGCAGGGAGCAGCCATATAGCAAAACTGGGGGTGTAAATCAGAGTCGGCATGCGCTGTGGACTTCCTGCTCCTCATGCTGCTTTTGTGTCACTTCTGGAGTGTTGCCATCTAAATGAAGCAATAACAGGGAGAGTGGCAGGGGAAAAGGATGGCTCTGTGAATCTGGAGGCTTTACTTTAGGCTTTATTTCTGGGGGACACACAAAATCCTGGAGACCTGGGAAAAAGTGACTACTCATACCCATTGCAGAGGTCAGGTGTGGTCCTCTAACACACATGTATCAGAGGTGCCTGCCCTCTGTTTGTTGACGGAAGATCTGTTATTTCATTCCTGAGACCAGCCCCACGTCCATTCAGAGGCAAGCCATGTCCACTTCCTGTCAGAAAGTCCCTAATTAGATTAGATTAGGGGCAGAGAAATGACTGGTGACCATGAGTTTTTGCCTTTGACCTCCTCATTTGATTGGGCCCTTTTGCAGCGCAGAAGGAATGTTGTGCCTCTTGCCAACTCCATGAACCCCACCAGTCATCTGGAAGCCTGACTGAGCTTTATGCTTTATCCCTCACCACTGATGCAATAGCTTTCTCTGTCACGTTTAACTCAGTCTGCACATATGTGCTAAAAACTGGCCAGCCCGCCCTCCCCAGTAAAGGCACAATAGGTGAACTCAGCCCTCATCCTTACTTTGCTGGGTGGTTAGCTAAAGCTGCCAGCTGCTGGGATGAGTGGCACCGGGCACACAGGTGTATGACACCTGCTTCTGCAGGATCCCACCTAAAGACTCCGGTTCAGTGCCAGATGGCTTTCTTTTTTGGTAAATAAGTCAAATGCTGGTCAGTTAGACCAAAGGGAAGATCACTGCAGAACGTCAGCTCAACTGTGTGGTACTGCAGAGGGCAGATTTAGCAGCAGAAACCCAAGCTTCCCTTGTCTTAGCTCAGGGGCCTAATCAAATACTTTCTTGAAAGACAACTGGACCGGCCTAAGGCAGAGTTACCGGTCCTCTGGATCGGTGCATAGAGAGGACGGGTCGAGGAGAGAGACTGATCTCTACTGGGCCCACGATCTCCGGGTTCTACACCTAATCATTCTCTCTCGGTGCTCCGTTCCTTCCCCGGCTCTTCACCCTGTAAAGATTGCTCGGAGACAGACCCCTTACAAAGTCAGCTGCGGGAGAAGTTTGAAGATGCCCTCCGGGTAGCGGAGAAATTCTCCAAGAAATATGACGAGCTCCTCCAGTCGTTCCAGATGGAGATGCTGAACATGTCTGTCCTCCTGGATCAGCTGAACAAGCAATTTGGATGGGTGTCCCAGCTGGCCAACGTCACGCAGAACAGCAACGGAATCTTCCAGGTCACCACGGTACGGGCCTGGCTTCCCTGATCCGTGAGGCAGTGGGGAGATAGGGAGGCTCTGATGTCTGCCTTGTGCtcatgggggtgaggggaggaggtccAGCTCTCCCTTCTTGGCTGTTGAGGTGGACCTTTGGGGTGATTTCCCCGATGCCTCCCCTAGCCTGCCCGGTAGCCGGGCTCTTGGGATTTTCCGtttgtgcttgggcaagtaccatagagttggtagacaccatccctgctcttcAGGAGCCTGTAATCTGGCATGGGAGACCATCACTTAAAATaattacaggaagggggaagcaacaagagtttaaagatacgtaTCAACGTGCTAGGGTGAATGGACTTGCCTAGGATGTGCACTTTATGTGGCCTGCTTAAACCCAATTCCTATATTAAAGGTATCAAATCCTGCGAGGCAGAGAGGAAAACGTAAACCCGGTTGAGGATTTTGCTAATTGAAGCCAGGGCCAGTTATTCCAGTGCCCTGGGGAAGAGGAATTGGGTAAATAAGCATCCTTGGCTTCAGTCTCTCTGCCAGTGGGGTGGCAATATTGCTCATGTCAGGGGCAAAGCTGGGTTAATTCGATGAGGCTAAAGCCCCTTCTACTTAGGTGAGAGGCTCTGTAAAATAATGCCATAATTTTCCAGTCAGAGCAGGCCAACTGTCTCGCAGCACTCCTAGAGAGGCAGTATCATCATCTTTGAAAGTACCAGGCAGTGTGGAATAGGGGAAAGCGCAcagtgataactgtggcatttgttaagcacacactatgggccgagcactgtaccaagcttttgCCCAGGTTAAGTGGCCCCAGCATAAACTTGGTTTAAGGAGTGCTAATAATCCCTTTCTAAAAATAAGCACTTTTGGTTAGAAATGATTCAACTTCTCATTGCCTTACTCTCTTCCACTAGTTGCTTTCGAAATCCTCAAATCCAGAGGATCCATCCATCCCATCTGACACAGAGGTGGTTGTGCACATCTTCGATTCGGACCCAATCTCTCTGACCATCCCGGGAGAAATTCCTTGGAACGACCCGAAGTTCATGGAAATGGTAGCGGAGGAAGCTCTGCGGCAATATAAGCAGAATGCTGCGTAAGTCCTGGGGCCAAGGAGTTGGTTGGGCTCTGCCTGGTGGAGCCTAGTGCCTTATTCTAGTCAGAGAGAGGCCATGGGTGCATGTGGAAGGTGCAGTCCTGGAGGAAATTTTCTTAGTAGAAAATTAGATTTCTGATccaactctgcacagagcaaacccGATATTAGTGGGGATTGTGCTGTGTAAGCAAAACGTATGTTTTTTTTGAGTCATGTACCCCTAGCCCTACCACTAAGTTTGGCTTGGAGCCCCAAGATTAGCCCATCCCCCTGCTTGATGACACTTCCAGATTTtatccctctgccctggaaaggGGTCTCAGTCAGTTCCGGAGCCCTGATAAGCTGCTGGTCCAGAGACCCAGAAAAGCCCAGGTCAGCTGCCCAATCAGGCCAACTCTTAGACCAATTAAAAATCCCCTGCAGGCATGACCTTCACATGGATACTTTTTCCATCTTTCTTTGCTAAGTTGGGACAGAGAACACTAATAGCAATCTACCCTCACCCCGCTGCCAAACCACCCAAAATAACTGAAATAAGGCAGTGTTAATATTGTTGTCATCTAGGTGGAttaggttttttgggggtttctttgctttttttaaaaaaaaggtagccTGTTGGCACTGCTGTGGGAAGATTTAGACTCTGGATAGGTCAGTTTTGGCATTTACAGACCACCCTCTGGGGGAATAGCACTTAGTGTAGGGAGACATTGCAAAGGAGAACTGacgccctgccctcaaggaatttacacaatccagtgggaagggggtggagggaaggggagtgcaAAAACAAGTCTCTATCTACATAGGTGTAGATGATGAAAAGCACAGGGGGGAAAAAGTAGATAAATGCACAGTGAAAACTTGTAACTTACAGAGACATTACAGGCAGGATGTTTGGAGGACAGATGTCCTGTCCATTTTGCTCTGGGGAGAAAATTagcttaaaaaaaatttaatatGCTCCCCAACACACCAACCTGCCTTCTCCTTGCTGGAATGTGAGTCACGTGGGTTcagtcgatcgattgtatttgagtgctgactgggtgcagagcactattagggagagtacaacataccaGTTAGAAGAAACGCTCTCGGGATTCTATTAAtagcagtactatttattgaaatgctattgaatgcattgtacgaagcacttgaagCACAATGGACGAGAATGTGCCCACAGAGATCATAAGAGCAACCGTACTCCATACCTTCTCAAggcaagcagcacagcctagtggaaagcgaacaggcctaggattcaggggacctggattctaatccctgctccacaattTGTTTGatgtgtccccttgggcaagtcaggtaacgtctctggcctcagttttctcatctgttaaatggggactaaataccatcctccctccctctgagtgtGGACCAGGTGCTGAGTGATTGGATTGTGCTGcgttttccccagcatttagcataatgCCCAGACCCATAGAAAACACTTATAACTTAAACACTACAATACTCTTACTTGTTGCCTCttgttttttctctttcagaGGAAAGATTGTCATGTGAGTGCAGCTTTCCCTTTCACCCCTCTCCTGACAAACACCATCCCAGCTCCTGAAGAGATAAGCCATAGCTTCCTGGAGATACCTCTGTGCGCTCTATAGTTAACAGGGCcaggcagagagagtgggagggatCCCAGTCCTCAGGACCCCTCCCACAGCCCAGTCTCTCTGTGCTGGATTCCACACCGCAATGCCTGCACTTCACTGCTGGAAAAGAGAA is a window of Ornithorhynchus anatinus isolate Pmale09 chromosome 9, mOrnAna1.pri.v4, whole genome shotgun sequence DNA encoding:
- the CLU gene encoding clusterin isoform X3 encodes the protein MTQSWELLPKERSWYYQRSLEGLWQGSGIGKRGNMMSVFLFPLLGLLLNLGKAQALVSPNELQQLSTEGSKYIDAEIENAINGVKQMKNLMDKTGKDHQQILNTLEKAKKEKEEAIQLAKETEKQLNEKPEVCNETMMALWEECKPCLKHTCMKFYSRVCRSGSGLVGRQLEEFLNQSSPFSIWLNGERMDSLLEEDLEQDQRLDNLEENFSLMEQSIDDLFQDSSMAYGQMHPIFHSPFLGVFQDPMRSPFRGFRFPFSSGRVVRDTSSFFPRHQGFQHLFQPLFEMTRRMMEGTQRALERENQWDVHGRDSSLGGFLPEYNATNDRMVCREIRRNSAGCLKMKDQCAKCQEILSIDCSETDPLQSQLREKFEDALRVAEKFSKKYDELLQSFQMEMLNMSVLLDQLNKQFGWVSQLANVTQNSNGIFQVTTLLSKSSNPEDPSIPSDTEVVVHIFDSDPISLTIPGEIPWNDPKFMEMVAEEALRQYKQNAAGKIVM
- the CLU gene encoding clusterin isoform X2, producing the protein MVPSGLSSRESCLAPEPEPSCLGEQHASGLWQGSGIGKRGNMMSVFLFPLLGLLLNLGKAQALVSPNELQQLSTEGSKYIDAEIENAINGVKQMKNLMDKTGKDHQQILNTLEKAKKEKEEAIQLAKETEKQLNEKPEVCNETMMALWEECKPCLKHTCMKFYSRVCRSGSGLVGRQLEEFLNQSSPFSIWLNGERMDSLLEEDLEQDQRLDNLEENFSLMEQSIDDLFQDSSMAYGQMHPIFHSPFLGVFQDPMRSPFRGFRFPFSSGRVVRDTSSFFPRHQGFQHLFQPLFEMTRRMMEGTQRALERENQWDVHGRDSSLGGFLPEYNATNDRMVCREIRRNSAGCLKMKDQCAKCQEILSIDCSETDPLQSQLREKFEDALRVAEKFSKKYDELLQSFQMEMLNMSVLLDQLNKQFGWVSQLANVTQNSNGIFQVTTLLSKSSNPEDPSIPSDTEVVVHIFDSDPISLTIPGEIPWNDPKFMEMVAEEALRQYKQNAAGKIVM
- the CLU gene encoding clusterin isoform X4 — its product is MLTLEEAEFGLWQGSGIGKRGNMMSVFLFPLLGLLLNLGKAQALVSPNELQQLSTEGSKYIDAEIENAINGVKQMKNLMDKTGKDHQQILNTLEKAKKEKEEAIQLAKETEKQLNEKPEVCNETMMALWEECKPCLKHTCMKFYSRVCRSGSGLVGRQLEEFLNQSSPFSIWLNGERMDSLLEEDLEQDQRLDNLEENFSLMEQSIDDLFQDSSMAYGQMHPIFHSPFLGVFQDPMRSPFRGFRFPFSSGRVVRDTSSFFPRHQGFQHLFQPLFEMTRRMMEGTQRALERENQWDVHGRDSSLGGFLPEYNATNDRMVCREIRRNSAGCLKMKDQCAKCQEILSIDCSETDPLQSQLREKFEDALRVAEKFSKKYDELLQSFQMEMLNMSVLLDQLNKQFGWVSQLANVTQNSNGIFQVTTLLSKSSNPEDPSIPSDTEVVVHIFDSDPISLTIPGEIPWNDPKFMEMVAEEALRQYKQNAAGKIVM
- the CLU gene encoding clusterin isoform X1, with the translated sequence MGLWQGSGIGKRGNMMSVFLFPLLGLLLNLGKAQALVSPNELQQLSTEGSKYIDAEIENAINGVKQMKNLMDKTGKDHQQILNTLEKAKKEKEEAIQLAKETEKQLNEKPEVCNETMMALWEECKPCLKHTCMKFYSRVCRSGSGLVGRQLEEFLNQSSPFSIWLNGERMDSLLEEDLEQDQRLDNLEENFSLMEQSIDDLFQDSSMAYGQMHPIFHSPFLGVFQDPMRSPFRGFRFPFSSGRVVRDTSSFFPRHQGFQHLFQPLFEMTRRMMEGTQRALERENQWDVHGRDSSLGGFLPEYNATNDRMVCREIRRNSAGCLKMKDQCAKCQEILSIDCSETDPLQSQLREKFEDALRVAEKFSKKYDELLQSFQMEMLNMSVLLDQLNKQFGWVSQLANVTQNSNGIFQVTTLLSKSSNPEDPSIPSDTEVVVHIFDSDPISLTIPGEIPWNDPKFMEMVAEEALRQYKQNAAGKIVM